A window of the Comamonas sp. Y33R10-2 genome harbors these coding sequences:
- a CDS encoding FAD/FMN-binding oxidoreductase, with translation MNVPIAMAAALQAQAAEPARLREIPYNYTSFSDREIVIRLLGSSMWDVLNQLRQERRTGRSARMLYEVLGDIWVVQRNPYLQDDLIHNPDRRKSLVEALAHRLSEIDKRREPSVDTGRDQLVGQLVQAAHRAVHEFNATFVEAEQLRRRVQKTLRPYTAKDNIKFDGLSRVAHVTDATDWRVEYPFVVLTPDTEAEMAGLVKGCIELGLTIIPRGGGTGYTGGAIPLTWRSVVINTEKLEAMTEVEMRMIPGVDHEVPTIYSEAGVVTQRVADAAERGGFVFAVDPTSIEASCIGGNVAMNAGGKKAVLWGTALDNLVSWRMVTPDAQWLEVTRLDHNLGKIHDAEMACFELKYFEADGKTHIRTERLDIPGKTFRKEGLGKDVTDKFLSGLPGIQKEGTDGLITSARWVVHRMPAHTRTVCMEFFGNAKDAVPSIVEIKDYMFAEQKRSGVLLAGLEHLDDRYLKAVGYATKSKKGNGKLPKMVLIGDIAGDDADEVARVTSEVVRIANSRNGEGFIAISAEARKKFWLDRKRTAAISRHTNAFKINEDVVIPLPRMAEYTDGIERINIELSLRNKLKLCDELSQFFKNSDLPLGKSDDAGEIPSAELLEDRVQQALALVADVRGQWQAWLDGVEVLFPQLQDHTLRASWRAQIKEPLSQIFAGAAFQPLRESVNEVHQKVLKGRVWVALHMHAGDGNVHTNLPVNSDDYEMLQTAHGAVARIMDLARSLDGVISGEHGIGITKLEFLSDEELAPFAAYKKRVDPEGRFNKGKLIRNEEWDASAHQSHDGRSPRESLMFADLTNAYTPSFGLMGYESIIMQQSDIGAIANSVKDCLRCGKCKPVCATHVPRANLLYSPRNKILATSLLVEAFLYEEQTRRGVSLKHWQEFEDVADHCTVCHKCLNPCPVKIDFGDVSMNMRNLLRKMDKKSFRPGNKLAMTMLNATNPDTIKFMRSAMVGVGFKAQRLAADVLQSFAKKQTARPPASVGPAPIKEQVIHFINKKLPGGLPNKTARALLDIEDKDYVPIIRDPKTTKSDTEAVFYFPGCGSERLFSQVGLATQAMLWHAGVQTVLPPGYLCCGYPQRGSGQFDKAEKMITDNRVLFHRVATTLNYLDIKTVVVSCGTCYDQLQGYQFDKIFPGCRIIDIHEYLLEKGITLQNKGAYLYHDPCHTPMKLQDPMKTVKALMGDQVTKSERCCGESGTLGVTRPDISTQIRFRKTEELRKSEVELRESGALAPKENVKILTSCPSCLQGLSRYGNDMNNGLLEADYIVVEMAKDILGENWMPEYVKRANAGGIERVLV, from the coding sequence ATGAATGTACCGATTGCGATGGCAGCTGCCTTGCAGGCACAGGCTGCTGAGCCCGCACGACTGCGCGAGATTCCCTATAACTACACATCGTTCTCTGACCGTGAGATCGTGATTCGTCTATTGGGCTCATCCATGTGGGATGTGCTCAATCAGCTGCGTCAAGAGCGCCGCACAGGCCGATCTGCCCGCATGCTTTACGAGGTGCTGGGCGATATTTGGGTTGTTCAGCGCAATCCATATCTGCAGGACGATTTGATTCACAACCCAGACCGCCGCAAGTCGCTGGTTGAGGCGTTGGCGCATCGTTTGTCTGAGATTGACAAGCGTCGTGAGCCCAGTGTGGACACGGGGCGCGATCAATTGGTCGGCCAGTTAGTGCAGGCAGCGCACCGCGCTGTGCATGAATTCAATGCCACTTTTGTAGAAGCCGAGCAACTGCGCCGCCGCGTGCAAAAGACGCTGCGCCCCTATACCGCTAAAGACAACATCAAGTTTGACGGCCTCTCGCGTGTGGCCCACGTGACTGACGCGACCGACTGGCGTGTGGAATACCCCTTCGTCGTTTTGACCCCCGACACCGAAGCCGAGATGGCCGGTCTGGTCAAGGGCTGTATCGAGCTGGGTCTGACCATCATTCCGCGTGGAGGCGGCACAGGCTATACAGGTGGTGCTATTCCTTTGACATGGCGTTCGGTGGTGATCAACACCGAAAAACTGGAGGCCATGACTGAAGTTGAGATGCGCATGATCCCCGGTGTGGATCATGAAGTACCCACGATTTACTCTGAAGCCGGTGTGGTGACACAGCGCGTGGCCGATGCGGCTGAACGCGGCGGCTTCGTGTTTGCGGTGGACCCCACTTCCATCGAAGCGTCTTGCATTGGCGGCAACGTGGCCATGAATGCAGGCGGCAAGAAGGCGGTTCTGTGGGGTACGGCGCTGGACAACCTGGTGTCCTGGCGGATGGTGACTCCCGATGCGCAGTGGCTAGAAGTCACGCGTCTGGACCACAACCTGGGCAAAATTCACGATGCCGAGATGGCCTGCTTCGAGCTGAAGTACTTCGAGGCAGACGGCAAAACCCACATTCGCACCGAACGTTTGGACATTCCCGGCAAGACTTTCCGCAAGGAAGGTCTGGGCAAGGACGTGACCGATAAGTTCCTCTCTGGCCTGCCCGGTATTCAGAAGGAAGGTACGGACGGCTTGATCACCAGCGCCCGCTGGGTCGTGCACCGTATGCCGGCACACACCCGCACGGTGTGTATGGAGTTCTTTGGCAATGCGAAGGATGCAGTGCCGTCCATCGTCGAGATTAAGGACTATATGTTCGCCGAGCAAAAGCGCTCTGGCGTGCTGCTGGCGGGTCTCGAACATCTGGACGACCGCTATCTCAAGGCAGTGGGTTACGCGACCAAGTCCAAAAAGGGTAACGGCAAGCTGCCCAAGATGGTGCTGATTGGCGATATTGCCGGTGATGATGCCGATGAAGTGGCGCGCGTAACTAGCGAAGTGGTGCGTATTGCGAACTCGCGCAACGGCGAGGGCTTTATCGCCATCAGCGCCGAAGCGCGCAAGAAATTCTGGCTGGACCGCAAACGCACAGCTGCTATTTCACGCCACACCAACGCCTTCAAGATCAATGAAGACGTGGTGATTCCTCTGCCCCGCATGGCGGAATACACCGACGGTATCGAGCGCATCAACATCGAACTGAGCCTGCGCAACAAGCTTAAGCTCTGTGATGAACTGAGCCAATTCTTCAAGAACTCTGATCTGCCGTTAGGCAAGAGCGACGATGCCGGCGAAATTCCTAGCGCCGAGCTGCTGGAGGACCGCGTGCAGCAAGCGCTGGCGCTGGTCGCTGATGTGCGCGGCCAGTGGCAAGCTTGGCTCGATGGCGTGGAAGTACTGTTCCCTCAGCTGCAAGACCACACGCTGCGCGCTAGCTGGAGAGCCCAGATCAAAGAGCCGCTGTCGCAGATTTTTGCCGGTGCTGCCTTCCAGCCCCTGCGTGAATCCGTCAACGAGGTTCACCAGAAGGTGCTCAAGGGCCGCGTTTGGGTGGCTTTGCACATGCACGCCGGTGACGGCAATGTGCACACCAATCTGCCCGTCAACTCTGACGACTATGAAATGCTGCAGACCGCGCATGGCGCCGTGGCCCGCATCATGGACTTGGCGCGCAGTCTGGATGGCGTGATCTCGGGTGAGCACGGAATTGGCATTACCAAGCTGGAATTCCTCAGCGATGAGGAGCTGGCGCCGTTTGCCGCGTACAAAAAGCGCGTGGACCCTGAAGGCCGCTTCAACAAGGGCAAGCTGATTCGCAACGAAGAGTGGGACGCATCGGCGCACCAAAGTCACGATGGCCGCTCGCCGCGCGAATCGCTGATGTTTGCGGATCTGACCAACGCCTACACGCCGTCATTTGGTCTGATGGGCTATGAGTCCATCATCATGCAGCAGTCGGACATTGGCGCTATTGCCAACTCCGTCAAAGATTGCCTGCGCTGCGGCAAGTGCAAGCCCGTGTGTGCGACGCACGTGCCACGCGCCAATTTGCTGTATTCGCCCCGCAACAAGATTTTGGCGACTTCGTTGCTGGTTGAAGCCTTCCTCTATGAAGAACAGACCCGCCGCGGTGTGTCGCTCAAGCATTGGCAAGAGTTTGAAGACGTGGCCGACCACTGCACTGTGTGCCATAAATGCTTGAACCCTTGCCCGGTCAAAATCGACTTTGGCGATGTCAGCATGAATATGCGCAATTTGCTGCGCAAGATGGACAAAAAAAGCTTCCGCCCTGGCAACAAGCTGGCTATGACCATGCTCAACGCCACGAACCCGGACACCATCAAGTTCATGCGCTCGGCCATGGTAGGCGTGGGCTTTAAGGCTCAACGTCTGGCGGCTGATGTGCTGCAAAGCTTTGCCAAGAAGCAGACGGCTCGCCCGCCTGCTTCGGTGGGCCCAGCACCTATCAAAGAGCAGGTGATTCACTTCATCAATAAGAAGCTGCCCGGTGGCTTGCCTAACAAGACGGCGCGCGCCTTGCTCGATATTGAAGACAAGGATTACGTGCCGATTATTCGGGACCCCAAGACCACCAAGTCGGACACTGAAGCGGTGTTCTACTTCCCCGGTTGTGGTTCTGAGCGCCTGTTCAGTCAAGTGGGCTTGGCTACGCAGGCCATGCTGTGGCACGCCGGTGTTCAAACCGTGCTGCCGCCCGGCTACCTGTGCTGCGGTTACCCACAGCGCGGCTCGGGTCAGTTCGACAAGGCTGAGAAGATGATCACGGACAACCGTGTGCTCTTCCACCGCGTGGCGACTACGCTGAACTATCTGGACATCAAGACCGTGGTGGTGAGCTGCGGTACTTGCTATGACCAGTTACAGGGTTACCAGTTCGACAAGATTTTCCCCGGCTGCCGCATCATCGACATCCACGAATATCTGCTGGAAAAGGGCATAACGCTGCAGAACAAGGGCGCTTATCTGTACCACGACCCTTGTCATACGCCTATGAAGCTGCAAGACCCTATGAAGACCGTCAAGGCCTTGATGGGTGACCAGGTCACCAAGAGCGAGCGTTGCTGTGGTGAGTCCGGTACTCTGGGTGTGACGCGTCCTGATATCTCTACGCAGATTCGTTTCCGCAAGACGGAAGAGTTGCGCAAGAGCGAAGTCGAGCTGCGCGAAAGCGGTGCTCTGGCACCCAAGGAAAACGTCAAGATTCTGACCAGCTGCCCAAGCTGCCTGCAAGGCCTGTCGCGCTACGGCAATGACATGAACAATGGCCTGCTGGAAGCCGACTACATCGTGGTCGAGATGGCAAAAGACATTCTGGGTGAGAACTGGATGCCTGAGTACGTCAAGCGTGCCAACGCTGGCGGTATTGAACGTGTCCTTGTTTAA